One part of the Mycolicibacterium aromaticivorans JS19b1 = JCM 16368 genome encodes these proteins:
- a CDS encoding cysteine hydrolase family protein — translation MIELNTLRALAGLPLDPPSLATSTLILIDCQNTYTQGVMELEGVQDALDEAAALLDRARTAGIPVIHIQHDDGPGSLYDISGESGAIVARVAPLDGEPVVVKNYPDAFVHTDLEDRLKSVGAENLIIGGFMTHMCVNSTARGAFNLGYAPTVVAAATATRSLPGVDGAAIPAASLHAASLAALKDLFAVVVADSDAISD, via the coding sequence ATGATTGAACTCAACACCCTGCGGGCGCTCGCGGGCCTTCCACTCGATCCGCCCAGTCTGGCCACGTCGACGTTGATTCTGATCGACTGCCAGAACACCTACACCCAGGGTGTGATGGAACTCGAGGGTGTTCAAGACGCACTGGACGAGGCGGCCGCGCTGTTGGATCGCGCGCGGACTGCGGGCATTCCGGTGATTCACATCCAGCACGACGACGGCCCCGGGTCGCTGTACGACATCAGCGGGGAGAGCGGTGCGATCGTGGCCCGGGTCGCCCCTCTCGATGGAGAACCGGTGGTGGTCAAGAACTACCCCGACGCGTTCGTGCACACCGATCTGGAAGATCGGCTCAAATCGGTCGGCGCGGAGAACTTGATCATCGGCGGATTCATGACGCATATGTGTGTGAATTCGACCGCGCGAGGCGCGTTCAACCTCGGCTACGCGCCCACAGTGGTCGCGGCCGCCACCGCCACGCGGTCGTTGCCAGGTGTGGACGGTGCGGCCATCCCCGCAGCATCGTTGCACGCCGCGAGTCTTGCCGCTCTCAAGGATTTGTTCGCTGTCGTCGTCGCCGACTCGGACGCAATCTCAGACTGA
- a CDS encoding VOC family protein: MAIELNHTIVAAHDKQQSARFLTELFGLPDAVPFGHFLVVTFEHGLSLDFADVPADEPIHPQHYAFLVSEGDFDAIYRKISDRNLPHWADPRAARPGEINHNDGGRGVYFRDPAGHYLEIITRPYGSGSG; encoded by the coding sequence ATGGCAATCGAACTGAACCACACCATCGTCGCCGCACATGACAAGCAGCAGTCCGCCCGCTTCCTGACCGAGCTGTTCGGGCTACCGGATGCGGTGCCGTTCGGACATTTCCTCGTCGTCACCTTCGAGCACGGGCTGAGCCTGGACTTCGCCGACGTGCCTGCCGATGAACCAATTCACCCGCAGCACTACGCCTTCCTGGTGTCGGAGGGCGATTTCGACGCGATCTACCGCAAGATCTCCGATCGGAATCTGCCGCACTGGGCCGATCCCCGCGCAGCCCGGCCCGGCGAGATCAACCACAACGACGGTGGCCGCGGCGTCTACTTCCGCGACCCGGCGGGCCATTACCTGGAGATCATCACCCGCCCCTACGGGTCGGGTTCCGGCTAA
- a CDS encoding ABC transporter permease: protein MTDTTDSARSGVKPEEFASRRTLVLRRFARNRAAMASLVILAVLFIGCYALPPLLPWSYTDLDFYALQDPPSPDHWFGTNALGQDLFAQILRGMQKSMLIGVCVAVISTGIAATVGSIAGYFGGWRDRTLMWLVDLLLVVPSFILIAILTPITKNSANVILLIVLLAGFSWMVSSRMVRGLTMSLREREFVQAARYMGVPSRRIITRHIIPNVASILIIDAALNVAVAILAETGLSFLGFGIQPPDISLGTLIADGTKSATTFPWVFLFPAGVLVLILVCANLTGDGLRDALDPGSATLRRGRKRSREEKTKR from the coding sequence GTGACCGACACGACAGACAGCGCCCGCTCGGGTGTGAAGCCCGAGGAGTTCGCCTCGAGGCGAACCCTGGTGCTGCGCCGATTCGCCCGCAACCGAGCCGCGATGGCGTCACTGGTGATCCTGGCCGTGCTGTTCATCGGCTGCTACGCCCTGCCGCCGCTGCTGCCATGGTCCTACACCGATCTCGACTTCTATGCGCTGCAGGATCCGCCCAGCCCCGACCACTGGTTCGGCACCAACGCGTTGGGCCAAGATCTGTTCGCTCAGATCCTGCGCGGCATGCAGAAGTCGATGCTCATCGGCGTGTGCGTCGCGGTGATCTCCACCGGCATCGCCGCGACCGTCGGCTCCATCGCGGGTTACTTCGGCGGCTGGCGCGACCGGACGCTGATGTGGTTGGTGGACCTGCTGCTGGTGGTGCCGTCGTTCATCCTGATCGCGATCCTCACGCCGATCACCAAGAACTCGGCCAACGTCATCTTGCTGATCGTGCTGTTGGCCGGATTCAGCTGGATGGTCAGCTCGCGGATGGTGCGAGGCCTCACGATGAGCCTGCGGGAACGCGAATTCGTCCAAGCCGCACGGTATATGGGCGTGCCGAGCCGGCGCATCATCACCCGCCACATCATCCCGAATGTTGCCTCCATCCTGATCATCGATGCCGCACTCAACGTCGCGGTGGCGATCCTCGCCGAAACCGGGCTCAGCTTCCTCGGTTTCGGAATCCAGCCACCCGATATCTCGCTCGGCACGCTGATCGCCGACGGCACCAAATCGGCGACGACCTTCCCGTGGGTGTTCTTGTTCCCCGCGGGCGTCCTAGTGCTGATCCTGGTGTGCGCCAACCTCACCGGCGACGGGCTGCGGGACGCGCTCGACCCCGGCAGCGCCACGTTGCGCCGCGGCCGTAAGCGCAGCCGTGAGGAGAAGACGAAGCGATGA
- a CDS encoding TDT family transporter, which translates to MATPQTRVEVLGNIGPNWFASVMGTGIVATAGATLPIQLPGLRGFAEVVWVIAATLLVVLIAIVGLHWLRHPTVARTHARNPQMAHFYGAAPMALLTVGTGAVLIGRDLIGERLAVDLDWVLWTAGTVGGLFTAVSIPFLMFTQHNVEPDAAFGGWLMPIVPPMVSAAAGALLIPHMAPGTGRTTMLYGCYAMFGLSLVAAFIIITLIWSRLALYGTSGTARVPTLWIVLGPLGQSITAAGLLGHVAATAVEPELAEDLNAFAVIFGVPVWGFAMLWIALAASLTVRTLRRGMPFALTWWSLTFPVGTFVTGTTQLAVHTNLPAFKVAAVIAYAGLLSTWLLVAARTARGSLRGNLLNPPPSAGPIRAQKDPAR; encoded by the coding sequence ATGGCAACACCGCAGACCCGGGTCGAAGTGCTGGGCAACATCGGGCCCAACTGGTTCGCATCGGTGATGGGCACCGGAATCGTCGCGACCGCGGGTGCGACGCTGCCGATCCAGCTCCCAGGATTGCGCGGGTTCGCCGAGGTGGTCTGGGTGATCGCCGCGACGCTCCTCGTCGTGCTGATCGCGATCGTCGGCCTGCATTGGCTGCGCCATCCCACCGTCGCGCGCACCCATGCCCGCAATCCGCAGATGGCGCACTTCTACGGTGCGGCGCCGATGGCGCTACTGACCGTCGGCACCGGCGCGGTGCTGATCGGCCGGGATCTGATCGGCGAGCGGCTCGCCGTCGACCTGGACTGGGTGCTGTGGACGGCCGGCACGGTGGGCGGGCTGTTCACCGCGGTGAGCATCCCGTTCCTGATGTTCACCCAGCACAACGTCGAACCCGACGCCGCGTTCGGCGGCTGGCTGATGCCGATTGTGCCGCCGATGGTCTCGGCGGCCGCCGGCGCCTTGCTCATTCCGCACATGGCGCCGGGCACCGGTCGCACCACCATGCTGTACGGCTGTTACGCGATGTTCGGACTATCCCTGGTCGCCGCGTTCATCATCATCACACTGATCTGGAGCCGCCTGGCTCTCTACGGAACGTCGGGAACCGCCAGGGTTCCCACGCTGTGGATCGTGCTCGGCCCGCTCGGCCAATCCATCACCGCCGCAGGGCTTCTCGGCCACGTCGCCGCAACGGCCGTTGAGCCCGAGCTGGCTGAGGACCTGAATGCGTTCGCTGTCATCTTCGGAGTTCCGGTGTGGGGCTTCGCGATGCTCTGGATCGCGCTGGCCGCCTCCCTGACCGTTCGCACCCTGCGCCGCGGTATGCCGTTCGCCCTGACCTGGTGGAGCCTCACCTTCCCGGTGGGCACGTTCGTCACCGGCACCACCCAGTTGGCGGTGCACACCAACCTGCCGGCGTTCAAGGTCGCGGCGGTAATCGCCTACGCCGGGTTGCTGAGCACCTGGCTGCTGGTCGCGGCGCGTACGGCGCGGGGCAGTCTGCGGGGCAATCTGCTCAACCCGCCGCCCAGCGCAGGGCCGATCCGCGCCCAGAAAGACCCCGCTCGCTAA
- a CDS encoding LLM class flavin-dependent oxidoreductase — MTLPVMEPDVDADILKRWAHTIDEGPFSSLCWGERIAFGNPDSLTLLGALAGWTERVPLVATVVVPQLHDPVMLAKGLATGDLLCGGRLTVGLGVGGRHEDYRAVGADPKSQTMRDMAERVAIMQRVWAGEKITDSVLPVGPSPAREGGPRLLVGTTGPKTVRSAAPWAEGLAGISMDLDLEKENALFDVARDAWAAAGKPKPHLATSFWFALGEGDAPRQQVIQHLRHYMNWIPREYVDALAPTAGWAGTEEELVAVLRGFAEIGTSEVHLIPTSSDIDQVRRVAELVSEVSAHTGVSA, encoded by the coding sequence ATGACACTGCCGGTGATGGAACCGGACGTTGACGCAGACATCCTCAAGCGCTGGGCGCACACGATCGACGAGGGACCGTTCTCCTCGCTGTGCTGGGGGGAGCGGATCGCGTTCGGCAACCCCGATTCCCTGACCCTGCTGGGTGCCCTGGCCGGCTGGACCGAACGGGTGCCGCTGGTGGCCACCGTCGTCGTGCCGCAGCTACATGATCCGGTGATGCTCGCCAAGGGGCTGGCGACCGGGGATCTGCTCTGCGGTGGGCGGCTGACCGTCGGTCTGGGTGTGGGGGGCCGGCACGAGGACTACCGCGCGGTCGGTGCCGACCCCAAGTCACAGACCATGCGCGACATGGCCGAGCGGGTGGCCATCATGCAGCGGGTGTGGGCGGGGGAGAAGATCACCGATTCGGTGCTGCCCGTCGGACCCAGCCCCGCCCGCGAGGGCGGACCACGGCTGCTGGTCGGCACCACCGGGCCCAAGACGGTGCGCAGTGCCGCGCCCTGGGCGGAAGGCCTGGCCGGCATCTCGATGGATCTCGACCTCGAGAAGGAGAACGCGCTGTTCGACGTCGCCCGCGACGCGTGGGCTGCCGCGGGTAAACCCAAACCCCATCTGGCGACGTCGTTTTGGTTCGCACTCGGCGAGGGAGACGCGCCTCGTCAGCAAGTGATTCAGCATCTGCGCCACTACATGAACTGGATCCCGCGGGAGTACGTCGATGCGCTCGCGCCGACCGCGGGCTGGGCCGGTACCGAGGAGGAGCTCGTCGCGGTGCTGCGCGGGTTCGCCGAGATCGGCACCAGTGAGGTACACCTCATCCCGACCAGCAGCGACATCGACCAGGTGCGCCGGGTCGCCGAGCTTGTCAGTGAGGTTTCCGCCCACACGGGAGTTTCGGCGTAG
- a CDS encoding Rrf2 family transcriptional regulator produces MRMSAKAEYAVRAMIQLASVDSGVLVKTEDLAKAQGIPAQFLVDILSGLRTDRLVRSHRGRDGGYELGRPAAEISIADVLRCIDGPLASVRDIGLGDLPYSGPTAALTDVWRALRASMRSVLEETSVADVAGGQLPAHVADLAHDYLRQENRRGHNG; encoded by the coding sequence ATGCGGATGTCAGCGAAGGCGGAGTACGCCGTCCGCGCCATGATCCAGCTCGCCTCAGTCGACTCGGGCGTGCTGGTCAAGACCGAGGATCTGGCCAAGGCCCAGGGCATCCCCGCGCAATTCCTGGTCGACATCCTGTCCGGTCTGCGCACCGACCGGTTGGTGCGCAGCCACCGCGGCCGCGACGGCGGTTACGAGCTGGGACGACCGGCCGCCGAGATCAGCATCGCCGACGTGTTGCGCTGCATCGACGGGCCGTTGGCGAGCGTGCGTGACATCGGCTTGGGCGACCTGCCCTACAGCGGACCTACCGCGGCACTGACCGATGTGTGGCGGGCGTTGCGCGCCAGCATGCGCTCAGTGCTGGAGGAGACCAGCGTGGCCGATGTGGCCGGCGGGCAACTGCCGGCCCACGTTGCGGACCTGGCGCACGACTATCTGCGGCAGGAGAACCGGCGCGGGCACAACGGTTAG
- a CDS encoding 3'(2'),5'-bisphosphate nucleotidase CysQ: MSDHDLAAKLATQAGELLLDVRVELADASGAERKAAGDKRSHEYLMEALAAARPEDAVLSEEGADDPIRLRSRRVWIVDPLDGTREFSELDRDDWAVHVALWEDGELIAGAVALPAQGVTLATPAVSPPPAAPSAPRIVVSRTRPPAVALQVRDALGGVLVEMGSAGAKVAAVIQGRADVYVHAGGQYEWDSAAPVAVARAAGLHTSRIDGSPLQYNRPDPLLPDVVVCRPELAEAVLAATQ, encoded by the coding sequence GTGAGCGATCACGACCTGGCAGCCAAGCTGGCCACCCAGGCGGGCGAGCTTCTGCTCGACGTTCGAGTCGAGCTGGCCGATGCCTCGGGTGCGGAGCGAAAGGCCGCGGGCGACAAGCGTTCTCACGAATATCTGATGGAAGCGCTGGCCGCGGCACGGCCCGAGGACGCGGTGTTGTCGGAGGAGGGGGCCGACGATCCGATCCGGCTGCGCAGCCGACGGGTGTGGATCGTCGATCCGCTCGACGGCACCCGCGAGTTCTCCGAACTCGACCGCGACGACTGGGCGGTGCACGTGGCGCTGTGGGAGGACGGGGAGCTGATCGCCGGCGCGGTTGCGCTTCCCGCCCAGGGCGTCACCTTGGCAACCCCTGCGGTGTCGCCACCCCCGGCGGCGCCGAGCGCGCCGCGGATCGTGGTGTCGCGAACCCGGCCTCCGGCGGTCGCGCTGCAGGTTCGCGACGCGCTGGGCGGCGTACTGGTCGAAATGGGTTCTGCCGGAGCCAAGGTCGCGGCCGTGATCCAGGGCCGTGCCGACGTGTATGTGCACGCGGGTGGTCAATACGAATGGGATTCGGCCGCCCCGGTGGCTGTCGCCCGCGCTGCCGGTTTGCACACCTCACGTATCGACGGCTCACCGCTGCAGTACAACCGGCCCGACCCACTGCTGCCTGATGTCGTGGTGTGCCGGCCGGAATTGGCCGAGGCGGTGCTGGCCGCAACGCAGTAA
- a CDS encoding cupin domain-containing protein gives MSRLKRSEHSVSLLDGEIVEESDLGSIRRVTADNLPILSGLSIKRLVINPGAMRTPHWHANANELAYCVTGNCLVSILDSGSQFSSFTIGSGEMFHVDSGSLHHIENIGEEPAEFILSFRHERPEDFGLGAAFGAMTDAVLGNTYDLPASDFAKIRRDTTDRKLAARVGDPSVPSTAHFDDPHKFGVEAQSPPVGSAVGSARLARVQFWPALKDMSMYSLRIREDGMREPHWHPVTAEMGYVASGSSRMTVMDPDGTLDTWYLEQGDMYFIPRAYPHHIEVVDAPDLHFAIFFDQPTPGDIGYRASASAYSREVLAATFNVHIDDLPNFPFTKADPLIVNRVNPLDPRD, from the coding sequence ATGTCGAGACTAAAGCGCAGCGAACATTCGGTGTCGTTGCTCGACGGTGAGATCGTTGAAGAATCGGATCTCGGTTCGATCCGCCGCGTCACTGCCGACAACCTGCCCATCCTGTCCGGCCTCTCGATCAAGCGCCTGGTGATCAATCCGGGCGCGATGCGCACGCCGCACTGGCACGCGAACGCCAACGAATTGGCCTACTGCGTCACCGGAAATTGTCTGGTCTCGATTCTCGACAGCGGCAGCCAGTTCTCGTCGTTCACGATCGGCTCCGGCGAGATGTTCCATGTCGACTCAGGCTCGTTGCATCACATCGAGAACATCGGCGAGGAACCTGCCGAGTTCATCCTTTCGTTCCGGCACGAGCGGCCCGAGGACTTCGGCCTCGGGGCCGCGTTCGGCGCGATGACAGATGCGGTGTTGGGTAACACCTACGACCTGCCGGCTTCGGACTTCGCGAAGATCCGCCGCGACACCACCGACCGGAAGCTCGCTGCACGCGTTGGGGATCCGTCGGTTCCGAGCACCGCCCACTTCGACGATCCGCACAAATTCGGGGTCGAGGCACAGAGCCCGCCAGTCGGCAGCGCAGTCGGATCGGCACGCCTGGCCCGGGTCCAGTTCTGGCCCGCCCTCAAGGACATGTCGATGTACTCACTTCGGATCCGTGAGGACGGAATGCGCGAACCGCATTGGCACCCGGTCACAGCGGAGATGGGCTACGTCGCGTCGGGAAGTTCGCGGATGACGGTCATGGACCCTGACGGGACGTTGGACACCTGGTATCTGGAGCAGGGCGACATGTACTTCATCCCTCGTGCGTACCCTCACCACATCGAGGTGGTCGACGCTCCCGACCTGCATTTCGCGATCTTCTTCGACCAGCCCACCCCTGGCGATATCGGGTATCGGGCGTCGGCGAGCGCGTACTCGCGCGAAGTACTCGCTGCGACGTTCAATGTCCACATCGACGACCTGCCCAATTTCCCGTTCACCAAGGCCGATCCGCTGATCGTCAACCGGGTCAACCCGCTTGATCCACGCGACTAG
- the cysC gene encoding adenylyl-sulfate kinase, giving the protein MSTLLRIATAGSVDDGKSTLIGRLLYDSKAVMEDQLAAVERTSRERGNDYTDLALVTDGLRSEREQGITIDVAYRYFATAKRKFIIADTPGHIQYTRNMVTGTSTAQLVIVLVDARHGLLEQSRRHAFLASLLGVQHVVLAVNKMDLIDWDRERFEWIREEFHAFAARLDIHDVTTIPMSALKGDNVVTKSDKAPWYDGPPLLSHLEEVYIAGDRNLVDVRFPVQYVIRPQTVEHADHRSYAGTIAGGVMRPGDEVVVLPSGKSSRITAIDGPTGPVEEAFPPMAVSISLADDIDISRGDLLARPQNQPVATREFDATVCWMADESSLEPGRDYIIKHTTRTTRARVGALDYRLDVNTLHRDKSATALKLNELGRVTLRTQVPLLLDEYSRNAATGSFILIDPDTNVTVAAGMVRDTAPTAARSSSPNTVRHQSLVDSADRLTKGRTLWFTGLSGSGKSSVAVLVEQKLLEHGCPAYILDGDNLRHGLNADLGFSMADRAENLRRLAHIATLMADAGLTVLVPAISPLEEHRELARKVHTDQGVEFYEIFVDTPLEDCERRDPKGLYAKARAGVITHFTGIDSPYQRPKNPDLRLTPDHECDELAQQVVDLLEGQE; this is encoded by the coding sequence ATGAGCACTCTGTTGAGGATTGCCACCGCCGGCTCCGTCGATGACGGCAAGTCGACCCTGATCGGCCGCTTGCTCTACGACTCCAAAGCCGTGATGGAAGACCAACTCGCCGCCGTCGAGCGGACGTCGCGGGAACGTGGCAACGACTACACCGATCTCGCACTGGTGACCGATGGCCTGCGCTCCGAGCGTGAGCAAGGCATCACCATCGACGTCGCCTACCGCTACTTCGCCACGGCCAAGCGGAAATTCATCATCGCCGACACTCCTGGCCACATTCAGTACACCCGCAACATGGTCACCGGGACCTCGACCGCGCAATTGGTGATCGTGCTCGTCGATGCGCGGCACGGCCTGCTCGAGCAGTCCCGCCGGCACGCGTTCCTGGCCTCTCTGCTGGGCGTTCAGCACGTCGTGCTGGCGGTCAACAAGATGGACCTCATCGACTGGGACCGTGAGCGTTTCGAATGGATCCGCGAGGAGTTCCATGCGTTCGCGGCCCGGCTGGATATCCACGACGTCACCACCATCCCGATGTCGGCGCTCAAGGGTGACAACGTGGTGACGAAGTCGGACAAGGCGCCCTGGTATGACGGGCCGCCGTTGCTGAGCCACCTCGAAGAGGTCTACATCGCCGGCGACCGCAACCTGGTCGACGTACGCTTCCCGGTGCAGTACGTGATCCGGCCGCAGACCGTCGAGCACGCCGATCATCGCAGCTACGCGGGCACCATCGCCGGCGGTGTGATGCGCCCCGGCGACGAGGTCGTCGTACTACCCAGCGGAAAAAGCAGTCGTATCACCGCGATCGACGGACCGACCGGACCTGTTGAGGAGGCGTTCCCGCCGATGGCGGTGTCGATCAGTCTCGCCGACGACATCGACATCTCCCGCGGAGACCTGCTGGCCCGCCCGCAGAACCAGCCGGTGGCCACCCGGGAGTTCGACGCCACGGTCTGTTGGATGGCCGACGAGTCGTCGCTGGAGCCCGGACGCGACTACATCATCAAACACACCACGCGCACCACGCGGGCTCGTGTCGGTGCGCTGGACTATCGCCTGGACGTCAACACCCTGCACCGGGACAAGAGCGCAACGGCGTTGAAGCTCAACGAACTCGGCCGGGTCACCCTGCGCACCCAGGTGCCGCTGTTACTCGACGAATACTCCCGCAACGCCGCGACGGGATCGTTCATCCTGATCGACCCCGACACCAACGTGACGGTGGCTGCGGGCATGGTCCGCGACACCGCGCCGACGGCGGCTCGCAGTTCGTCCCCGAACACGGTGCGCCACCAGTCGCTGGTGGACTCCGCTGACCGGCTGACGAAGGGGCGCACCCTGTGGTTCACCGGGCTTTCCGGCTCAGGGAAGTCCTCAGTGGCGGTGCTGGTGGAGCAGAAGCTGCTCGAACATGGTTGCCCCGCTTATATTCTCGACGGCGACAACCTGCGTCACGGGCTCAACGCGGATCTCGGCTTCTCGATGGCGGACCGCGCCGAGAACCTGCGCAGGTTGGCACACATCGCCACGCTGATGGCCGATGCCGGCCTGACGGTCCTGGTGCCCGCGATCAGCCCACTGGAAGAGCACCGGGAATTGGCCCGCAAGGTGCACACCGACCAGGGAGTCGAGTTCTACGAGATCTTCGTCGACACCCCGCTCGAGGACTGCGAGCGCCGAGACCCCAAGGGGCTCTACGCCAAAGCCCGGGCCGGGGTGATCACTCACTTCACTGGTATCGACAGCCCGTATCAGCGGCCGAAGAACCCTGATCTGCGGCTGACACCCGACCACGAGTGCGATGAGCTGGCCCAGCAGGTCGTCGATTTGTTGGAGGGCCAGGAGTGA
- the cysD gene encoding sulfate adenylyltransferase subunit CysD, with translation MASPVVERPKPGQYELSHLRSLEAEAIHIIREVAAEFERPVLLFSGGKDSIVMLHLAIKAFAPGRLPFPVMHVDTGHNFEEVIATRDELVERYGLRLVVASVEEDIAAGRVVDNGPSRNPLQTVTLLRGIRENKFDAAFGGARRDEEKARAKERVFSFRDEFGQWDPKAQRPELWNLYNGRHRKGEHIRVFPLSNWTEYDIWAYIGAEEITLPGIYYAHPRQVFQRDGMLLAVHEFLQPTPDEPVFETSVRFRTVGDVTCTGCVESTASTVDEVIAETAVSRLTERGATRADDRISEAGMEDRKREGYF, from the coding sequence ATGGCGAGTCCGGTGGTCGAACGCCCCAAGCCGGGGCAGTACGAGCTGAGCCACCTTCGGTCCCTCGAGGCCGAGGCAATTCACATCATTCGCGAGGTCGCGGCCGAGTTCGAACGGCCGGTTCTGCTGTTCTCCGGCGGCAAGGACTCGATCGTGATGTTGCATCTGGCGATCAAGGCGTTCGCGCCCGGCCGGCTGCCGTTTCCGGTGATGCATGTCGACACCGGCCACAACTTCGAGGAAGTGATCGCCACCCGCGACGAATTGGTCGAGCGGTACGGCCTGCGCCTGGTGGTGGCCAGTGTCGAAGAGGACATCGCCGCAGGCCGAGTGGTCGACAACGGGCCGTCGCGCAACCCGCTGCAGACGGTAACGCTGCTGCGGGGCATCCGGGAGAACAAGTTCGACGCCGCCTTCGGTGGTGCCCGCCGTGACGAGGAGAAGGCCCGGGCCAAAGAGCGGGTGTTCAGCTTCCGCGACGAATTCGGCCAGTGGGATCCCAAGGCGCAGCGTCCCGAGCTGTGGAACCTCTACAACGGACGTCACCGCAAAGGTGAGCACATCCGCGTCTTCCCGTTGTCCAACTGGACCGAGTACGACATCTGGGCCTACATCGGCGCCGAAGAGATCACGCTGCCCGGCATCTACTACGCCCACCCCAGGCAGGTCTTCCAGCGGGACGGGATGCTGCTGGCCGTCCACGAGTTCCTGCAGCCCACGCCCGACGAACCGGTCTTCGAGACCTCGGTGCGCTTCCGCACGGTCGGCGATGTGACCTGCACCGGCTGCGTGGAGTCCACCGCCTCCACCGTCGACGAGGTGATCGCCGAGACCGCGGTGTCGCGTCTGACCGAACGTGGGGCCACCCGCGCCGACGACCGTATTTCCGAAGCCGGCATGGAAGACCGCAAGCGCGAAGGGTATTTCTGA
- a CDS encoding VOC family protein, with translation MPIATSAVAHVRLTVTDIDASRRFYDSVFGWPVYAELPPNADAATREQLSFLFGGVIYNIGDNLIGLRPTGTGAFDEDRVGLDHLAFVLPSLDALEQAAAHLDSLGIEHEPIKDIGVAYILEFRDPDNIALELTARK, from the coding sequence ATGCCGATCGCCACTTCCGCCGTCGCTCACGTGCGGCTGACCGTCACCGACATCGACGCCTCGCGCCGGTTCTACGACAGTGTGTTCGGCTGGCCGGTCTACGCCGAGCTGCCGCCGAACGCCGATGCCGCGACCCGCGAGCAGCTTTCCTTCCTCTTCGGTGGGGTCATTTACAACATCGGTGACAACCTGATCGGGCTGCGACCCACCGGGACCGGCGCCTTCGACGAGGACCGGGTCGGCCTCGACCACCTGGCGTTCGTCCTGCCCAGCCTGGACGCCCTCGAACAGGCCGCCGCCCACCTTGATTCCCTGGGCATCGAGCACGAGCCGATCAAGGACATCGGCGTCGCCTACATCCTTGAGTTCCGCGACCCCGACAACATCGCCTTGGAGCTCACCGCCCGCAAGTAA
- a CDS encoding ABC transporter permease: MTRFLARRLLNYVVLLALASFLTFTLTSLTFTPLNSLLQRNPRPPQAVIDAKAAELDLDKPIPLRYAHWVAGAVRGDFGTTVTGQPVSDELGRRIGVSLRLLVIGSVLGTVIGVVVGAWGAIRQYRLSDRVITLLSLLVISTPTFVIANLAILAALRVNSILGVRIFEYIGETSPDAVGGPWNQFVDRMQHLILPSVTLALGAIAGYSRYQRNAMLDVLGQDFIRTARAKGLTRRRALFKHGLRTALIPMATLFAYGVAGLVTGAVFVEKIFGWHGMGEWVVQGIATQDTNIVAAITVFSGAVVLLAGLLSDVIYAMLDPRVRVT; the protein is encoded by the coding sequence ATGACGCGATTTCTGGCGCGTCGGCTGCTCAACTATGTGGTGCTGCTGGCCTTGGCGTCGTTCCTCACGTTCACGCTGACGTCATTGACGTTCACACCGCTGAACAGTCTGTTGCAACGCAATCCGCGTCCACCGCAGGCGGTGATCGATGCCAAAGCCGCCGAACTCGATCTCGACAAACCGATCCCGCTGCGCTACGCCCACTGGGTGGCCGGCGCGGTGCGCGGTGATTTCGGCACAACGGTCACCGGTCAGCCGGTCTCCGACGAACTGGGCCGCCGCATCGGGGTCAGCCTGCGACTACTGGTGATCGGTTCGGTGCTGGGCACCGTGATCGGCGTTGTCGTGGGCGCCTGGGGTGCGATTCGGCAATACCGATTATCGGATCGGGTGATCACTCTGCTGTCGCTGCTGGTGATCAGCACGCCGACGTTCGTGATCGCCAACTTGGCGATCCTGGCCGCGTTGCGGGTCAATTCCATTCTGGGCGTTCGTATTTTCGAGTACATCGGCGAGACGTCCCCGGACGCCGTCGGAGGTCCCTGGAACCAGTTCGTCGACCGTATGCAGCACTTGATCCTGCCCTCGGTCACGCTGGCGCTGGGCGCGATCGCGGGTTACAGCCGCTACCAACGCAATGCGATGCTCGACGTGCTTGGCCAGGACTTCATCCGGACCGCGCGGGCGAAGGGACTCACCCGGCGCAGGGCGTTGTTCAAACACGGGCTGCGGACCGCACTGATCCCGATGGCAACGCTGTTCGCCTACGGCGTCGCGGGTTTGGTCACCGGAGCGGTGTTCGTGGAGAAGATCTTCGGCTGGCACGGTATGGGCGAGTGGGTGGTACAGGGCATCGCGACTCAGGACACGAACATCGTCGCGGCGATCACGGTCTTCTCCGGCGCGGTCGTACTTCTGGCCGGGCTGCTGTCCGACGTCATCTACGCGATGCTCGATCCCCGGGTGCGGGTGACGTGA